CAGCTATCAGTGGAAGTGGGAGAATTAGCATCGGAGATTAGCCCCTTGTCTTACGGAGTGCGGCTGTCGAGCAGCGCAGCCCGGTGAAACCTCACGGTACGTGCCCGCAGTTTGTGATGTTTTCCCCTCGCTGCCATCCTCAAATACGCCAGCGCCGTCATTTGAACTCCGTCTATTTGCTGGAGGGAGCGCTACCCCCTAGCCTAGCTAGCGTCAGCTACAACAGGTCTCATTGTTGTGGTGGAGAATCccccctctgtgctctgtgacCGGGGCTTGTATTTGTAACGACAAACGGCTTGTATTGTGTATTTAAGCAGCTAGCTAACCTTAGCCAAACAAGTAACTGTCACCCGTGGTGTGAGGAAATGGTCGTTAGTTGTTGACTTCACCTCAGCACCGTTAGCGGTGTCCATCACTAGCCCTGTCATTAGGCCCGATGGGTTAGCTCCTACTAGAGTATTAGAGTTAGCTGTGGTCAGTAAACAGAGCAGCCCTTTGTTCCACACACTTGAATACCACCTTGTGTTTCAGTTGCTGCTAACATGAAGCTAATCCGTTTTAACATCGGGCTTAGAGTGCTAACTGTCACATGATGTGAACGGGTTGTTCGTCATTAATGTTTACATAAGGGAGAAGTTGATGTGTGCTTTCACAGATGTTCTATAATCAAGGACGGACTGTAAACAACTGTATTTTCCTCTTGTCTTTTGACAGTGTCGAGTTTGAAGTTTCAACAGTAGCCCTCCTAATGATACATCAGCACTAAGGCGACTTTCAGTAAGTATAAAGTAGCAACATCTTTGTTTGTCTCAAATTGCATACAGATAACACGTGAGTTAAATGTGATCATTACATCAGCCGGAAGAATACTTTCGtttcaacaacaaaataaagatataatGATAATAGCCTTAGTATAGAGTTAATTTCAACACAAAGTACAGAGTGCTGCACAACCAGAATATAAATGGTTAAACACAAAGTACTAAGCaaagaacaaatgaaaaaaacaaagcaggaaGATGTCgcctgggaaaaaaacatgccCAGCAGAGACTTAAAAGAAGCTATAGTGTCAGGCAGCCTTATTTTATCAAGCAATTCATTCAGGGACTGCAAACTATGATCCGCGCAGTCATGTATAATAATCTGGCATAAAATGTTAGATCCTGGCACTCCTGATGAGTGAGGTATAATGTGTTACTATGCGCTAGGATCTTACCTGTTCAAGTATAACAATGAAACGTAAACTTGATAAGTGTTGAATTAACACAGAGCTTCTTTGGAGGGCATAACAAAACTAACaccacaataataataatcttgaAAAGTATTTCATGAATAATGCTCATTGGACTAATTGTTCAAGCATGACAACAATATCCATAATGTAACATTGTGCCCTTTCTTCAGTACTTGCTAAGGATGGCTAGCTGTGGGGAGGTAGACCACTCTGTGAGCTCGCTTCCATCCAGTAAGAAAGGCAGCAACAGTGGTGGTGGAAGCGGTAACAGTGCAGATTCCTCTTGCTCTGGCTCCAGCACCTCATCCCCAGCCCTGCCTGTACCGGAGTGTGCCATCTGTCTGCAGAGCTGCGTCCACCCAGTCCAGCTGCCATGCCATCATgtcttctgtttcctgtgtgtgaagGGAGCATCCTGGCAGAGCAAACGCTGCGCTCTCTGCAGACAGGAAGTACCTGATGACTTCCTGGAGCGGCCTACACTGCTCTCTCCTGAGGAGCTGAAAGCATCGGCGGGAGGTCGAGGTGGCACAGCGAGCGATCACGCCTGGTATTATGAGGGCCGTAACGGTTGGTGGCAGTATGACGAGCGAACCAGCCGCGAGCTGGAGGACGCTTTCTCCAAGGGCAAGAAAACAGCTGAAATGCTCATTGCTGGTTTTTTGTATGTAGCTGACTTGGAGAACATGGTGCAGTACAGGCGCAACGAGCATGGTCGTAGACGGAAGATTAAGAGGGACGTTTTGGATATCCCCAAAAAGGGTGTGGCTGGACTGCGTTTTGACACTGAAGGTGTTACAGGAGCCCTTGGGGCAGCAGGTCGAGAAAACTCTGCTGATGGAGCTGATACCACAGTAGCAGGTGCACAACAGCCAGTTACTGGTATCTCCTCTACTTTAACTGCCCTTCCAGCCGCAGCCAGACCTCCTACCTCCCTTGGAGGTCAGCCTGGCACCAGCACTAGCCCTTCTGTGGAGGATGCTCTCTCCCAGCTGCAAATCAGTCCCAGGCCCACACTATCTCACGAGCGGCCTGAACCtggggaaggagaagaggaagatgaggaggaggaggcctcaCCCTCCAGGTCCTCTGATCCTCTCACATCTGTGGACGAGTCTGGCTCCGGAGACTGGAgcgatgatgaggaagaggaggatgaagaagaggaagggggagatggagagccTGCAGAGCCCCGGGAGGATAGGCCGCAGAGGCAAAGACTGAATCCAGAGGACAGAGACCCTCCAGGCGCAgagtcttcctctctctcgtcCAGTAGCAATGGCAGGTCCAGAATGCCTGATGGCCAGTGTACAGTGACTGAAGTGTGAAGTCTTCACTGTAACTTTTCCATTCCACTAATTTATTCCTGGCTTTATGTCATCCTTCACTCAGTCACAGATTGGATGTGGGTTGATGTGGGTAGGAAATGTACaccttcaaaaacaaacaagataatGTTTTTAGGTAAACAACTCAATTTTCACAGGCAAATATTTTGGCTCACAATAATCTGACTCAATCTGTATGAGTTGTTTGTAAATCTCATCTCATGTTTACCCAGCCAGTAGAAGACATGTTGAGTTTCACTTTCCAACACTGATCATTGGACTGAGACATGAGCTACAGCTTGGTAAACATGCAGATGAATACAGCATGTTGTTTTGAACTGCGGTGTTCAACTGCCATCAGGTTGCTCACTTTAAACCATCTGGATGTAGGCATATCAGGTGTGTTCATCTTACATCCCAGACAATTGGAGATATAAAGATAAGAGTAATGCAACAACCTAGgtaatgttgtgtttaaatatatgGTCTATCCCCCAGAAGGCCTGTGAGAGTCGCACCCT
The DNA window shown above is from Platichthys flesus chromosome 11, fPlaFle2.1, whole genome shotgun sequence and carries:
- the LOC133964451 gene encoding E3 ubiquitin-protein ligase rnf146-like; amino-acid sequence: MASCGEVDHSVSSLPSSKKGSNSGGGSGNSADSSCSGSSTSSPALPVPECAICLQSCVHPVQLPCHHVFCFLCVKGASWQSKRCALCRQEVPDDFLERPTLLSPEELKASAGGRGGTASDHAWYYEGRNGWWQYDERTSRELEDAFSKGKKTAEMLIAGFLYVADLENMVQYRRNEHGRRRKIKRDVLDIPKKGVAGLRFDTEGVTGALGAAGRENSADGADTTVAGAQQPVTGISSTLTALPAAARPPTSLGGQPGTSTSPSVEDALSQLQISPRPTLSHERPEPGEGEEEDEEEEASPSRSSDPLTSVDESGSGDWSDDEEEEDEEEEGGDGEPAEPREDRPQRQRLNPEDRDPPGAESSSLSSSSNGRSRMPDGQCTVTEV